A DNA window from Maribellus comscasis contains the following coding sequences:
- a CDS encoding sensor histidine kinase produces MIRKSFRGEIFLYFIIVFVFFTIAILTFQYQREKNYRIAQLENTLDNITEITQLFIEQNHLIQENKISRVDEIKSIIPHFKTRITVIDKNGIVLYDSSVADYEEMENHLQRPEIQKALHGSFGANIRKSATTLQEYYYYAKSYPDYFIRTAVVYNVEVKNFLKAERAFIFFIVTIFAIIGLVLYLVTGRLAQAIKQLEDFSIKAGKNELFTQDIRFPDNELGMISSQIIEIYNKLKKTKDELSTEQEKLFSHLNALNEGIAFFSKEKENTLSNSHFIQFTNTIARKSVRLPNEIFKIQEFKRLNKFLKDNLTADTKFESDNLPHMEFTISKNEKYLRVQSIVFQDKSFEVMITDITRLEKRRLLKQQLTSNIAHELKTPLASIKGYLETIIDNWPVIEEKRRYFLEKAYLQSERLTNLINDVSLLNNIEDAGELFEFKQNDIKRIIDEVYENFASRISDNKIDFINGVEEGIIINGNESLLFSIFQNFIENSIKYGGRRIKILIRNYHEDESYFYFVYSDTGPGIPEEHLTRIFERFYRIDRGRSRETGGTGLGLSIIKNAVQLHKGEVSVKNRSKGGIEFLFSLAKK; encoded by the coding sequence GTGATTAGAAAATCTTTTCGTGGCGAAATATTCCTCTATTTTATAATTGTATTTGTTTTTTTCACCATTGCAATTCTTACTTTTCAATACCAGCGGGAAAAAAATTACCGCATCGCCCAGCTCGAAAATACCCTTGACAATATAACAGAAATTACACAGCTTTTTATTGAACAAAATCATCTGATACAGGAAAACAAAATCAGCAGAGTTGATGAGATAAAAAGTATAATTCCGCATTTTAAAACCAGGATTACTGTGATTGACAAAAATGGGATTGTTTTGTATGACAGTTCAGTTGCCGATTACGAAGAAATGGAGAATCATCTTCAACGACCTGAGATTCAGAAGGCTCTGCACGGAAGTTTCGGGGCGAATATTAGGAAATCGGCAACCACCTTGCAGGAATATTATTATTACGCCAAAAGTTATCCCGATTATTTTATCCGTACAGCAGTAGTATACAATGTGGAAGTCAAAAATTTTCTAAAGGCGGAAAGGGCGTTTATTTTCTTTATTGTCACAATTTTTGCTATAATCGGGCTCGTGTTGTATTTGGTTACAGGCCGGCTTGCTCAAGCCATAAAACAATTGGAAGACTTTTCAATTAAGGCAGGTAAAAATGAATTGTTTACACAGGATATCCGGTTTCCCGACAATGAGCTTGGCATGATTAGCAGCCAGATAATTGAGATTTATAATAAACTCAAAAAAACCAAAGATGAGCTTTCAACCGAACAGGAAAAGCTTTTTAGCCACTTAAATGCACTCAACGAAGGAATTGCTTTTTTTTCAAAGGAAAAGGAGAATACGCTTTCAAACAGCCATTTTATACAGTTTACGAATACAATTGCGAGAAAATCAGTGCGACTTCCAAACGAGATTTTTAAGATTCAGGAATTTAAAAGACTAAATAAATTTTTAAAAGACAATTTGACTGCCGACACTAAGTTTGAAAGCGATAATCTGCCGCACATGGAATTCACCATTTCGAAAAACGAAAAATATTTGAGGGTGCAAAGTATTGTTTTTCAGGATAAAAGCTTTGAGGTGATGATTACCGATATTACACGGCTGGAAAAAAGGCGACTGTTAAAGCAGCAGCTTACTTCAAACATTGCCCACGAGTTGAAAACACCGTTGGCGTCGATTAAGGGCTACCTGGAAACGATTATTGATAACTGGCCCGTTATTGAGGAGAAAAGAAGGTATTTTTTGGAAAAAGCATACCTCCAGTCAGAAAGATTGACAAATCTTATTAACGATGTTTCACTGCTTAATAATATTGAAGATGCCGGTGAATTATTTGAATTTAAACAAAACGATATAAAAAGGATTATCGATGAAGTTTATGAAAATTTTGCAAGTCGTATTTCCGATAATAAAATTGATTTTATTAATGGAGTTGAAGAAGGGATAATCATAAATGGAAATGAGTCGCTTTTGTTTTCAATTTTCCAGAATTTTATTGAAAATTCGATAAAATATGGAGGTAGAAGAATAAAAATATTAATCAGGAACTACCATGAAGATGAAAGTTACTTTTACTTCGTTTATTCCGATACGGGCCCGGGCATTCCTGAAGAACATCTTACACGTATTTTTGAACGTTTTTACCGAATCGACAGAGGTAGATCCCGTGAGACCGGCGGTACCGGTTTGGGATTATCAATTATAAAAAATGCCGTTCAGTTGCATAAAGGAGAAGTTTCCGTAAAGAACCGTTCCAAAGGCGGAATAGAGTTTTTGTTCTCACTGGCAAAAAAATAA
- a CDS encoding response regulator transcription factor, whose product MENEQKILIVDDEKDLCEILQFNLESEGFSIEIANSGEDALKKPLEEFDLILLDVMMGGISGFKTANVIRKERNLEVPIIFLTAKGEENDVLTGFNVGGDDYIPKPFSIKEVVARIKAILKRGTSNQNTGNQILYDDLKIDLKKKTTSIDGVNVNLTRKEFEILSLLLKNRDQYINREEILKRIWQDDVIVTERNVDVNIARLRKKIGDYGSKIKGKSGYGYCFRS is encoded by the coding sequence ATGGAAAACGAGCAAAAAATTCTGATTGTTGACGACGAAAAAGATTTGTGTGAAATATTGCAGTTTAATCTTGAAAGCGAAGGATTTTCAATAGAGATTGCCAATTCAGGCGAAGACGCATTAAAAAAGCCGTTGGAAGAGTTTGATTTAATTTTACTTGATGTAATGATGGGCGGAATATCGGGGTTTAAAACTGCAAATGTTATACGTAAGGAAAGAAATCTGGAGGTTCCGATTATTTTCCTGACAGCGAAAGGCGAGGAGAACGATGTATTAACCGGATTCAATGTAGGAGGCGATGATTATATCCCCAAGCCGTTTTCCATTAAAGAAGTTGTTGCCCGAATAAAAGCAATATTAAAGCGAGGTACTTCAAATCAAAATACAGGGAATCAAATTCTTTACGATGATTTAAAAATTGACCTGAAGAAAAAAACAACTTCAATTGATGGAGTGAATGTTAATTTGACAAGAAAGGAGTTTGAAATTTTGTCGTTGTTGTTAAAAAACAGAGATCAGTATATTAACCGCGAAGAAATTTTGAAACGAATTTGGCAGGACGATGTTATTGTTACTGAAAGAAATGTAGATGTTAATATTGCCCGATTGCGTAAGAAGATAGGGGATTATGGCTCAAAAATCAAAGGCAAGTCGGGATATGGATATTGCTTCCGAAGTTAG
- a CDS encoding FISUMP domain-containing protein, with protein MKRIFTFLAALLVTASAFSQSPQGMSYQAVIRNSNDELVTNQSIGMQISVLQGSADGTTVYTETQTSTTNTNGLVSIEIGNGTLVSGDFAGINWANGPYFIKTEADPEGGTAYTITGISQLMSVPYALYSKTAETVTGGISETDPDFNASIAAAITEEDTARWNNMANDTSKIQDINLSGTDLSITYGATVDLSVLQDGTGTDSQVLTLYNNKYLYISNGNSITLPYLIKEADGDPENELQSISINGNTVSISNGGSIELPAETDPFYSAWDKSSGISITESQITDLTHFTNDDESDPLFSNSEAANITAVDISNLSNLSGTNTGDQDLSSLATKSALADSSAQIRSEIPDVSGFLTSETDPSVPTGTQAGDMQYWNGSAWITVAAGNEGQVLTFTGGVPTWTWTTQPKEGEVQNPTTGEIWMDKNLGATQVATSSTDAAAFGDLYQWGRAADGHQSRTSGTTHTLATSDTPGHGEFILSSASPPYDWRNPQNNNLWQGVSGTNNPCPSGYRLPTEAEWKAERASWSSNTPAGAFASPLKLSKAGIRSTATGNEGYLGSYWSSTVNGTDAGYLYFATDISGFGFFRRSYGCSVRCLKD; from the coding sequence ATGAAAAGAATATTTACATTTTTAGCAGCTTTATTGGTAACGGCAAGCGCATTTTCTCAATCTCCGCAGGGAATGAGCTACCAGGCTGTAATTCGCAACAGCAACGACGAGTTGGTAACAAACCAAAGCATCGGTATGCAAATATCTGTTTTGCAAGGTTCTGCAGACGGAACAACGGTTTACACCGAAACACAAACTTCAACCACCAATACCAACGGTTTGGTAAGTATTGAGATTGGAAACGGAACCCTGGTAAGTGGCGATTTTGCAGGTATCAACTGGGCCAACGGGCCGTATTTTATAAAAACCGAAGCCGACCCCGAAGGGGGAACTGCTTATACCATAACCGGTATCAGCCAATTGATGAGTGTCCCATATGCCTTATATTCGAAAACAGCAGAAACGGTAACAGGGGGGATTTCCGAGACCGACCCTGATTTTAATGCATCGATAGCAGCCGCAATTACAGAAGAAGATACTGCAAGGTGGAATAATATGGCGAACGACACAAGTAAAATACAGGATATCAACCTTTCAGGGACAGACCTTTCCATTACCTATGGGGCAACAGTCGATTTATCTGTGTTGCAGGATGGCACCGGCACCGACAGTCAGGTCCTTACGCTTTACAATAATAAGTATTTATACATCAGTAACGGTAATAGTATTACCCTCCCTTATTTGATAAAAGAAGCAGATGGTGATCCGGAAAATGAGCTCCAAAGCATCAGCATAAACGGCAATACGGTTTCCATTTCCAACGGAGGTAGTATAGAACTCCCTGCCGAAACTGACCCGTTTTACTCTGCATGGGATAAATCATCAGGAATTTCAATTACCGAAAGCCAAATTACCGACCTCACCCATTTTACCAATGACGATGAAAGCGACCCGCTATTTTCGAACAGCGAGGCCGCAAACATTACTGCCGTCGATATTTCCAATCTGAGTAATCTCTCTGGCACCAACACCGGCGACCAGGATTTAAGCTCATTGGCTACAAAAAGTGCGTTAGCTGATTCTTCAGCTCAAATCCGCAGTGAAATTCCTGATGTAAGTGGATTTTTAACAAGCGAAACCGACCCAAGTGTACCGACAGGTACCCAAGCAGGCGACATGCAATACTGGAACGGCAGTGCATGGATTACTGTAGCTGCGGGGAACGAAGGACAAGTATTAACCTTTACAGGTGGCGTACCAACATGGACATGGACAACCCAACCTAAAGAAGGTGAAGTACAAAACCCAACCACCGGCGAAATATGGATGGATAAAAACCTTGGAGCTACACAAGTGGCAACAAGCAGTACCGATGCGGCTGCTTTTGGCGACTTGTACCAGTGGGGACGTGCAGCCGACGGGCACCAAAGCCGTACTTCGGGTACAACACATACATTGGCAACAAGTGATACTCCCGGGCATGGTGAATTTATTCTTTCATCAGCATCTCCTCCTTACGACTGGCGTAACCCGCAAAACAACAACCTTTGGCAGGGTGTAAGCGGCACCAACAACCCTTGCCCAAGCGGTTACCGCCTGCCAACCGAAGCAGAGTGGAAAGCAGAACGTGCAAGCTGGAGCAGCAATACTCCAGCCGGTGCTTTTGCTTCGCCGCTTAAATTGTCCAAGGCCGGCATCCGCTCCACCGCGACGGGCAATGAGGGTTACTTAGGCTCCTATTGGTCAAGTACCGTAAATGGTACCGACGCCGGATACCTTTACTTCGCCACCGATATCTCAGGTTTCGGCTTCTTCCGTCGTTCCTACGGTTGTTCTGTCCGTTGCCTTAAGGATTAG
- a CDS encoding T9SS type A sorting domain-containing protein — protein sequence MKLNFTQTFFSCIVLFLLTGTVFIIPAQAQESVNTSGGDASGSGGSVSYSIGQMVYQTHTGTNGSVAEGVQQPYEILVVTGIDEAKQISLSVMAYPNPAIDYLTLEINEFDLSDFSFRMYDMNGKLLQYKKVAGSQTSIFMGNLVSASYLVKVIRENSEIKTFKIIKK from the coding sequence ATGAAATTAAATTTTACTCAAACATTTTTTTCCTGCATTGTATTATTCTTATTAACAGGAACAGTATTTATTATTCCTGCACAGGCACAGGAAAGTGTAAACACTAGCGGTGGCGATGCTTCGGGGAGTGGTGGCTCGGTGAGTTATTCCATCGGGCAAATGGTGTATCAAACACATACCGGCACAAACGGTTCGGTAGCCGAAGGAGTACAGCAACCCTATGAAATTTTAGTAGTAACCGGTATTGACGAAGCCAAACAAATCAGCCTTTCAGTTATGGCCTATCCCAACCCGGCCATTGATTATCTTACCCTGGAAATAAATGAATTTGACCTTTCAGATTTTAGTTTCCGGATGTACGATATGAATGGAAAACTTTTACAGTACAAAAAAGTTGCCGGCAGCCAGACAAGCATTTTTATGGGGAATCTGGTTTCTGCAAGCTATTTAGTAAAAGTTATCCGGGAGAATTCCGAAATAAAAACATTTAAAATCATAAAAAAATAA
- a CDS encoding FISUMP domain-containing protein: MKRIFTFLTALLVTGSVFAQSPQGMSYQAVIRNSNDELVTNQSIGMQISVLQGSADGTTVYKETQTPTTNTNGLVSIEIGNGTLVSGDFSSINWANGPYFIKTEADPEGGTAYTITGTSQLMSVPYALYSKTAETVTGGISETDPDFNASIAAAITEEDTARWNNMANDTSKIQDINLSGTDLSITDGATVDLSVLQDGTGTDSQILTLYNNKYLYISNGNSITLPYLIKEVDGDPENELQSISINGNTVSISNGGSIELPAEIDPSVPAGTQVGDMQYWNGSEWITVPAGNDGQMLSFIEGMPTWTTVIGVTMVGPTDVYNPITGEIWMDRNLGATQVATRSSDVAALGDLYQWGRAADGHESRTSESTSTLSSTDTPGHGDFILSSVPPEDWRSTRNNNLWQGVNGTNNPCPSGYRLPTDAEWEAERASWSSNDAAGAFASPLKLPQTGNRTYNNVLIGASGTGGGDYWSSTVDGSYSGHLFFYHSGAGMNTKSRAMGYAVRCIKD; encoded by the coding sequence ATGAAACGAATATTTACATTTTTAACAGCTTTGTTGGTAACGGGAAGTGTGTTTGCTCAATCTCCGCAGGGAATGAGCTACCAGGCTGTAATTCGCAACAGCAACGACGAGTTGGTAACAAACCAAAGCATCGGTATGCAAATATCTGTTTTGCAAGGTTCTGCAGACGGCACAACGGTTTACAAAGAGACACAAACGCCTACCACCAATACCAACGGTTTGGTGAGTATTGAGATTGGAAACGGAACCCTGGTAAGTGGCGATTTTTCAAGCATCAACTGGGCCAACGGTCCGTATTTTATAAAAACCGAAGCCGACCCCGAAGGGGGAACTGCTTATACCATAACCGGTACCAGCCAATTGATGAGTGTCCCATATGCCTTATATTCGAAAACAGCAGAAACGGTAACAGGGGGGATTTCCGAAACCGACCCTGATTTTAATGCATCGATAGCAGCAGCAATTACAGAAGAAGATACTGCAAGGTGGAATAATATGGCGAACGACACAAGTAAAATACAGGATATCAACCTTTCAGGAACAGACCTTTCCATTACCGATGGGGCAACAGTCGATTTATCTGTGTTGCAGGATGGCACCGGCACCGACAGTCAGATCCTTACACTTTACAATAATAAGTATTTATACATCAGTAACGGTAATAGTATTACCCTCCCTTATTTGATAAAAGAAGTAGATGGTGATCCGGAAAATGAGCTCCAAAGCATCAGCATAAACGGCAATACGGTTTCCATTTCCAACGGAGGTAGTATAGAACTCCCTGCCGAAATTGACCCAAGTGTACCCGCAGGCACGCAAGTAGGCGACATGCAATACTGGAATGGTTCTGAATGGATCACTGTTCCAGCTGGTAACGATGGACAAATGCTAAGTTTTATAGAAGGTATGCCAACATGGACAACAGTAATTGGGGTTACAATGGTAGGACCAACAGATGTATATAACCCCATCACCGGCGAAATATGGATGGATCGTAACCTGGGGGCTACACAAGTGGCGACAAGGAGCTCCGATGTGGCTGCTTTGGGCGACCTGTACCAATGGGGCCGCGCTGCCGATGGGCACGAAAGTAGAACATCAGAGTCAACATCAACTTTAAGCAGCACTGACACTCCCGGGCATGGTGACTTTATTCTTTCATCAGTACCTCCCGAAGACTGGCGCAGTACAAGAAACAACAACCTTTGGCAGGGGGTAAATGGCACAAACAACCCATGCCCAAGTGGATACCGATTGCCAACCGACGCAGAGTGGGAAGCAGAACGTGCAAGCTGGAGCAGCAACGATGCAGCCGGGGCTTTTGCCTCTCCTCTAAAATTGCCACAGACAGGCAACCGAACTTACAACAATGTTCTGATCGGTGCAAGTGGTACCGGTGGTGGCGACTATTGGTCAAGTACCGTAGATGGCTCATACTCAGGGCACTTGTTTTTCTACCACAGCGGTGCCGGTATGAACACAAAAAGTCGGGCGATGGGATACGCTGTACGTTGTATAAAAGACTAG
- a CDS encoding LuxR C-terminal-related transcriptional regulator yields the protein MGATEKVFPKIASQRQKAGYTVTFLSIFFYGVGFVLDLISYYSDQLWFLFFINLPVILVMLFSAVYLIYNKKIWSTILVVIYVLIIINLILSVLYRAINQVEISHHIMVDMLLGLVIVVTSAYTLKIIWTYLFSLILSAAYLFVTLYSQEVHLMGNIVLVPLIMVGTAFVTHSYIHLVRKAQKIAIETEDEANKLYELMKQDRQRINNALEQLSVQVAKSDIQISDNIKQIVQTLDYELPEVVLEYTEKITSDENLFFNRLLKINPNLSSNELKLCYMLVNNMSSKEIANATSRTPNSVKVFRSRLRKKLDLEPEINLVSFLKKVEIGD from the coding sequence ATGGGTGCAACCGAAAAAGTATTTCCAAAAATTGCCTCGCAAAGACAAAAGGCTGGTTATACAGTAACCTTCCTAAGTATATTTTTTTATGGTGTCGGTTTTGTCCTTGATCTTATTAGCTATTATAGCGATCAATTATGGTTTCTGTTCTTTATTAACCTGCCGGTTATACTTGTAATGTTGTTCAGTGCAGTTTACCTTATTTACAATAAAAAAATCTGGAGTACAATTTTAGTCGTCATCTATGTCTTAATAATAATCAACCTTATTTTGTCGGTGCTTTACAGAGCAATAAACCAGGTAGAAATTTCGCATCACATAATGGTAGATATGTTATTGGGGCTGGTGATTGTAGTAACTTCGGCATATACCTTAAAAATAATATGGACATATTTATTCAGCCTAATTTTATCCGCAGCCTATCTCTTCGTTACTCTATATTCCCAAGAAGTACATTTGATGGGAAATATTGTATTGGTTCCTCTAATTATGGTTGGAACTGCGTTTGTTACCCACTCTTACATTCATCTCGTACGAAAAGCACAAAAAATTGCGATTGAAACAGAAGATGAAGCCAACAAACTCTACGAATTAATGAAGCAAGACCGGCAACGAATAAACAATGCCCTGGAACAGTTGAGTGTACAGGTAGCCAAATCAGATATTCAGATTTCGGACAACATCAAACAGATTGTGCAAACCCTGGATTATGAACTACCTGAAGTCGTTCTGGAATATACAGAGAAGATCACTTCTGATGAAAATTTATTTTTTAACCGTCTTTTAAAAATTAATCCTAATCTCTCTTCGAATGAATTAAAACTTTGTTACATGTTGGTAAACAATATGTCATCGAAAGAAATTGCAAATGCTACTTCTCGTACACCCAATTCTGTTAAAGTTTTTCGCAGCCGTTTAAGAAAAAAGCTGGATTTGGAGCCGGAGATCAATTTAGTAAGCTTCTTAAAAAAAGTCGAAATTGGGGATTGA
- a CDS encoding porin: MKTKLISCLFVLFSISLFSQEDYTPSGKAFATIFANFHQGIAGTDEAAFELVRGYIGYEYNFSPEFYAKINVDVGSPNDLSPYSKLRRYAYFKNACLRYTQNKLQIEFGLISLKQFKLQEKIWERRYLMKTLADEYKLGSSADLGVNFHYQFNDYIDADFTIMNGEGYNSIQMDDVFKYGVGSTVVFPKNFTSRVFYDFTYNEINESTLLLFTSYDYKKKWNIAGEFIFRKNDGWEENHDIFGLSIFGKYNITSQYQLFARFDKINSNKLDGETNPWNLADDGTALVAGIQFNPIKNIKMALNYHDWYPRAANMEGQAFIFLDLEVKM; encoded by the coding sequence ATGAAGACAAAATTGATAAGCTGTCTGTTCGTATTATTTTCTATCTCCTTATTTTCGCAAGAAGACTACACTCCTTCCGGGAAAGCCTTTGCAACTATTTTTGCCAACTTTCACCAGGGTATAGCCGGCACCGACGAAGCTGCCTTTGAACTGGTAAGGGGATACATTGGGTACGAATACAATTTCAGCCCGGAGTTTTACGCAAAAATAAATGTCGATGTTGGTAGCCCCAACGATCTCTCTCCATACTCCAAACTCCGCCGTTACGCCTATTTCAAAAATGCCTGTTTAAGATATACCCAGAATAAGTTGCAAATTGAATTTGGATTAATAAGCCTGAAACAATTTAAGTTGCAGGAAAAAATATGGGAAAGAAGATACTTGATGAAGACCCTTGCTGATGAATACAAACTGGGATCATCGGCTGATTTGGGTGTTAATTTTCACTACCAATTCAATGATTATATTGATGCTGATTTTACGATAATGAACGGAGAGGGATACAACAGCATTCAAATGGATGATGTATTTAAATATGGAGTTGGTTCAACCGTTGTTTTCCCAAAAAATTTTACTTCAAGGGTATTTTACGATTTTACATATAACGAAATAAATGAATCGACTTTGCTTCTTTTTACATCATACGATTACAAAAAAAAGTGGAATATTGCCGGTGAATTTATATTCAGAAAAAATGACGGCTGGGAAGAGAATCACGACATTTTTGGCCTGTCAATTTTTGGGAAATACAATATAACAAGCCAGTACCAGCTTTTTGCCCGATTTGATAAAATAAATTCAAATAAGCTGGATGGAGAAACCAATCCCTGGAATCTGGCAGATGACGGGACAGCACTTGTTGCAGGAATTCAGTTCAATCCTATAAAAAATATTAAAATGGCACTAAACTACCACGATTGGTATCCCCGGGCAGCAAACATGGAAGGCCAGGCTTTTATTTTTTTAGATCTGGAAGTTAAAATGTAA
- a CDS encoding DUF1566 domain-containing protein, with translation MKRIFTFLAALLVAGSVFAQSPQGMSYQAVIRNSTDELVTNQSIGMQISVLQGSADGTTVYTETQTPTTNTNGLVSIEIGNGTLVSGDFSSINWANGPYFIKTETDPEGGTNYTITGTSQLLSVPFALYSKTAETVTGGISETDPDFNASIAAAITEEDTARWNNMANDTNKIQDINLSGTDLSITDGATVDLSVLQDGTGTDSQILTLYNNKYLYISNGNSITLPYLIREADGDPENELQSISINGNTVSISNGGSIELPAETDPVYSSSVANDITTADTTNWNSKVDTLIAGTGIAISGDTIKSAVTTYSVGDFAQGGVVFYVDETGQHGLVCAKEDQSTGIRWHAGTYGSTQAKGDGPYAGEANTSIIIAAQVAIGDDGNTYAARICNELQITEGGKTYGDWYLPSMRELLLIAQNIEIINYRAWANGGSGLDVFPEYWSSTEWDTDQAVEVSFWWDGGGAFLEYKRHTNNVRAVRAF, from the coding sequence ATGAAACGAATATTTACATTTTTAGCAGCTCTATTGGTAGCGGGAAGCGTGTTTGCTCAATCTCCGCAGGGAATGAGCTACCAGGCTGTTATTCGCAACAGCACCGACGAGTTGGTAACAAACCAAAGTATTGGTATGCAAATATCTGTTTTGCAAGGTTCTGCAGACGGCACAACGGTTTACACCGAGACACAAACGCCTACCACCAATACCAACGGTTTGGTAAGTATTGAGATTGGAAACGGAACCCTGGTAAGCGGCGATTTTTCAAGCATCAACTGGGCCAACGGGCCGTATTTTATAAAAACTGAAACTGACCCGGAAGGGGGAACAAATTATACGATTACCGGAACGAGCCAGTTGTTAAGTGTTCCGTTTGCCTTATATTCGAAAACAGCAGAAACGGTAACAGGGGGGATTTCCGAAACCGACCCTGATTTTAATGCATCGATAGCAGCAGCAATTACAGAAGAAGATACTGCAAGGTGGAATAATATGGCGAACGACACAAATAAAATACAGGATATCAACCTTTCAGGGACAGACCTTTCCATTACCGATGGGGCAACAGTCGATTTATCTGTGTTGCAGGATGGCACCGGCACCGACAGTCAGATCCTTACACTTTACAATAATAAGTATTTATACATCAGTAACGGTAATAGTATTACCCTCCCTTATTTGATAAGAGAAGCAGATGGTGATCCGGAAAATGAGCTCCAAAGCATCAGCATAAACGGCAATACGGTTTCCATTTCCAACGGAGGTAGTATAGAACTCCCTGCCGAAACTGACCCGGTGTATAGTTCATCTGTAGCCAATGATATAACGACAGCCGACACTACAAATTGGAACAGTAAAGTTGACACGCTTATCGCCGGAACAGGCATTGCCATTAGTGGAGATACAATAAAATCAGCTGTTACAACCTATTCGGTAGGCGATTTTGCCCAAGGCGGTGTTGTATTTTATGTTGACGAAACAGGACAACACGGACTGGTATGTGCCAAAGAAGACCAAAGCACAGGAATAAGATGGCATGCAGGGACTTATGGTTCTACTCAAGCCAAGGGAGACGGCCCTTATGCCGGGGAGGCCAACACATCAATTATTATTGCAGCACAAGTTGCTATTGGTGATGATGGTAACACCTATGCAGCACGTATTTGTAATGAATTACAAATTACTGAAGGCGGTAAAACTTATGGTGATTGGTACTTACCCTCGATGAGAGAACTATTGCTGATAGCTCAAAACATAGAAATCATTAATTATAGAGCATGGGCAAATGGAGGCAGCGGCTTAGATGTATTCCCCGAATATTGGAGTTCTACCGAGTGGGATACTGACCAAGCTGTGGAGGTGAGCTTCTGGTGGGATGGCGGAGGGGCGTTTTTGGAATATAAAAGGCATACCAACAACGTGCGAGCTGTTCGTGCTTTTTAA